In the Deltaproteobacteria bacterium genome, one interval contains:
- a CDS encoding PA2779 family protein — translation MGTIRRTAWFFVLAVVMAGWMGVLGSFPGVAEASVIASHAGAGDLRAAEISKVQSVLEQKVVMQKLLDYGVSSEEAMAKIRSMSDSDLHRLSTLTDRVAAGADSGVGFLIGVAVLIILVLVILMLMNRRVVVR, via the coding sequence ATGGGGACGATTCGCAGAACCGCATGGTTTTTTGTCCTTGCCGTCGTGATGGCAGGTTGGATGGGCGTGTTGGGGTCCTTCCCGGGAGTGGCCGAGGCGAGCGTGATCGCCTCCCACGCCGGCGCGGGCGATCTTCGGGCGGCGGAAATCTCGAAGGTGCAGTCCGTCCTGGAGCAGAAGGTGGTCATGCAGAAACTCTTGGATTACGGCGTTTCCTCCGAGGAGGCAATGGCCAAGATCCGGTCGATGAGCGACAGCGACCTGCACCGGCTTTCCACCCTGACCGACCGGGTGGCCGCGGGGGCCGACAGTGGGGTGGGGTTCCTGATCGGAGTGGCGGTCCTGATCATTCTGGTCCTTGTCATCCTGATGCTCATGAACAGACGAGTCGTTGTCCGTTAA